In Procambarus clarkii isolate CNS0578487 chromosome 84, FALCON_Pclarkii_2.0, whole genome shotgun sequence, a genomic segment contains:
- the LOC138358612 gene encoding uncharacterized protein SPEM3-like: MFAARDAQDSLGYFPFQFVFRCESRLDKGLGLDKGLGLDKRPGLDKGPGLDKGPGRDKAPTLDKGPGLDKGPGLDKGPGLDNGPGLDKGPGLDKGPGLDNGPGLDKGLGLDKDPGLDKGPGLDKGPGLDNGPGLDKGPGLDKGPGLDNGPGLDKGLGLDKDPGLDKGPGLDKGTGLDKAPGLDKGPGLDMGPGLDKGPGCDKAPTLDKGPGLDKGPGLDKGPGLDKGPGLDKGPGLDKGPGLDKGPGLDNGPGLDKGPGLDKGPGLDKGPGLDKGPGLDNGPGLDKGLGLDKDPGLDKGPGLDKGPGLDKGPGLDKRPELDKGLSHKL, encoded by the exons ATGTTTGCAGCGAGAGATGCTCAAGACTCCCTTGGCTACTTTCCATTCCAATTTGTCTTCAGATGTGAG TCACGACTTGACAAGGGGCTAGGACTTGACAAGGGGCTAGGActtgacaagcgtccaggacttgACAAGGGCCCAGGACTTGACAAGGGCCCAGGACGTGACAAGGCTCCAACACTTGACAaaggtccaggacttgacaagggtccaggacttgacaagggtccaggacttgacaatggcccaggacttgacaagggtccaggacttgacaagggtccaggacttgacaatgGCCCAGGACTTGACAAGGGACTAGGACTCGACAAGGATCCAGGACTTgacaagggtccaggacttgacaagggtccaggacttgacaatggcccaggacttgacaagggtccaggacttgacaagggtccaggacttgacaatgGCCCAGGACTTGACAAGGGGCTAGGACTCGACAAGGATCCAGGACTTgacaagggtccaggacttgacaaggGCACAGGACTTGACAAGGCTCCAGGACTTGACAAGGGTCCAGGGCTTGACATGGGCCCAGGACTTGACAAGGGCCCAGGATGTGACAAGGCTCCAACACTTGACAaaggtccaggacttgacaagggtccaggacttgacaagggcccaggacttgacaagggtccaggacttgacaagggtccaggacttgacaagggtccaggacttgacaaggGCCCAGGACTTGACAATGGCCCAGGACTTgacaagggtccaggacttgacaagggtccaggacttgacaagggtccaggacttgacaagggtccaggacttgacaatgGCCCAGGACTTGACAAGGGGCTAGGACTCGACAAGGATCCAGGACTTgacaagggtccaggacttgacaagggtccaggacttgacaaggGCCCAGGACTTGACAAGAGGCCAGAACTTGACAAGGGGTTAAGTCACAAACTATGA